The following proteins are co-located in the Gloeocapsa sp. PCC 7428 genome:
- a CDS encoding helix-turn-helix transcriptional regulator, whose translation MGLVRLRIREFAAKRNWTLKEVSDRSSFPYSTVKTYAVSSGMAMADVTALYKLAKTFDVLIEDLVEIVKE comes from the coding sequence ATGGGTTTGGTTAGGTTACGAATTAGAGAGTTTGCAGCGAAACGAAATTGGACACTGAAAGAAGTTTCTGATCGTTCGAGCTTTCCGTACAGTACCGTTAAGACTTATGCTGTATCTTCAGGGATGGCAATGGCTGACGTTACTGCTTTGTACAAATTAGCGAAGACTTTTGATGTTCTGATTGAGGATTTAGTAGAAATAGTCAAAGAGTAA
- a CDS encoding helix-turn-helix transcriptional regulator, translating to MEIAIASGRQTESDRFQYTSNLTAKTHYLSSMGLVRLRIQEFADKQGWNIKEVSDRSGVPYGTVKTYMRLPERATVDLTALCKLARAFDVLMEDLFEVVED from the coding sequence TTGGAAATAGCGATCGCTTCTGGTCGGCAAACTGAAAGCGATCGCTTTCAATATACTTCTAATTTAACAGCGAAAACTCACTACTTGTCAAGCATGGGTTTGGTTAGGCTAAGAATTCAGGAATTTGCTGACAAACAAGGTTGGAACATAAAAGAGGTTTCAGATCGTTCTGGAGTCCCTTATGGTACAGTCAAAACTTATATGCGCTTGCCAGAAAGAGCAACTGTTGACCTTACCGCACTTTGTAAACTGGCTAGGGCGTTTGATGTTTTAATGGAAGATTTATTTGAGGTAGTGGAAGATTAA